Proteins found in one Serratia plymuthica genomic segment:
- the uvrD gene encoding DNA helicase II, with protein sequence MDVSDLLDSLNEKQREAVAAPRCNLLVLAGAGSGKTRVLVHRIAWLLSVENCSPYSIMAVTFTNKAAAEMRHRIEHLIGTSQGGMWIGTFHGLAHRLLRAHHMDANLPQDFQILDSDDQFRLLKRIVKALNIDEKQWPPRQAMWYINGKKDEGLRPQHVETYNNPVEATWLRIYQAYQEACDRAGLVDFAELLLRAHELWLNKPHILNHYRERFTNVLVDEFQDTNSIQYAWIRLLSGNNSNVMIVGDDDQSIYGWRGAQVENIQRFLKDFPGAQTVRLEQNYRSTSNILKAANTLIANNGGRMGKNLWTEGAEGEPISIYCAFNELDESRFVVGRIKTWQENGGALNDCAILYRSNAQSRVLEEALLQTAMPYRIYGGQRFFERQEIKDALAYLRLIANRNDDAAFERVVNTPARGIGDRTLDEVRRTARDRQLTLWQATRALLQDKVLAGRAASALQRFTELVDSLAHETADMPLHVQTDRVIRDSGLFIMYEQEKGEKGQARIENLEELVTATRQYSYQDEDQDLMPLQAFLSHAALEAGEGQADAYQDAVQLMTLHSAKGLEFPLVFIVGMEEGMFPSQMSLDEGGRLEEERRLAYVGLTRAMQKLTLTYAETRRLYGKEVYHRPSRFIGELPEDCVEEVRLRASVSRPVNHRRMGTPISENDTGYKLGQRVRHPKFGEGTIVNLEGSGEHSRLQIAFPGEGIKWLVAAYARLETV encoded by the coding sequence ATGGACGTTTCCGATCTGCTCGACAGCCTGAATGAAAAACAACGCGAAGCCGTGGCTGCGCCACGCTGCAACCTGTTGGTGTTGGCCGGCGCGGGCAGCGGTAAAACCCGGGTGCTGGTACATCGCATCGCCTGGCTGCTGTCGGTAGAGAACTGCTCGCCGTATTCGATTATGGCGGTGACGTTCACCAACAAAGCGGCGGCGGAAATGCGCCATCGTATCGAACACCTGATTGGTACCAGCCAGGGCGGCATGTGGATCGGTACCTTCCACGGTCTGGCCCACCGGTTGCTGCGTGCCCACCATATGGACGCCAATCTGCCGCAGGATTTCCAAATCCTCGACAGCGACGACCAGTTTCGTTTGCTGAAGCGCATCGTTAAGGCGCTGAATATCGACGAAAAACAATGGCCGCCGCGTCAGGCGATGTGGTACATCAACGGCAAAAAAGACGAGGGCCTGCGCCCGCAGCACGTTGAAACCTACAACAACCCGGTGGAAGCGACCTGGTTGCGTATCTACCAGGCCTATCAGGAAGCCTGCGACCGCGCCGGGCTGGTGGACTTTGCCGAACTGTTGCTGCGCGCCCATGAGCTGTGGCTGAACAAGCCGCATATCCTCAATCACTACCGCGAGCGCTTCACCAACGTATTGGTGGACGAGTTCCAGGATACCAACAGCATCCAGTACGCCTGGATCCGCCTGTTGTCCGGCAATAACAGCAACGTGATGATCGTTGGCGATGATGACCAGTCAATTTACGGCTGGCGCGGCGCTCAGGTGGAAAACATCCAGCGTTTCCTGAAGGATTTCCCCGGCGCGCAAACCGTGCGCCTGGAACAGAACTACCGTTCGACCAGCAATATCCTGAAAGCCGCCAACACCCTGATCGCCAACAACGGCGGGCGCATGGGTAAAAACCTGTGGACCGAGGGGGCCGAAGGCGAACCCATATCAATCTACTGCGCGTTCAATGAACTCGACGAGTCGCGCTTTGTCGTCGGCCGTATCAAAACCTGGCAGGAAAACGGCGGTGCGCTGAATGATTGCGCGATACTCTATCGCAGCAACGCCCAGTCGCGGGTGCTGGAAGAGGCGCTGTTGCAAACCGCCATGCCGTACCGCATTTATGGCGGCCAGCGCTTCTTCGAACGTCAGGAAATCAAGGATGCGCTGGCCTATTTGCGGCTGATCGCCAACCGTAACGACGACGCGGCGTTTGAGCGCGTGGTGAATACCCCGGCGCGCGGCATCGGCGACCGAACGCTGGACGAAGTGCGCCGTACGGCGCGCGATCGCCAATTGACGCTGTGGCAGGCTACCCGCGCGTTGTTGCAGGACAAAGTGCTGGCCGGGCGTGCGGCGTCCGCGCTGCAACGTTTTACCGAATTGGTGGATTCCCTGGCGCACGAAACCGCAGATATGCCGCTGCATGTACAGACCGACCGGGTGATCCGCGACTCGGGGCTGTTCATCATGTACGAGCAGGAAAAGGGTGAGAAGGGTCAGGCGCGTATCGAAAACCTTGAGGAACTGGTCACGGCAACGCGGCAGTACAGCTATCAGGATGAAGATCAGGATCTGATGCCGCTGCAGGCGTTTTTGTCACATGCCGCGCTGGAGGCGGGCGAGGGGCAGGCAGATGCATACCAGGATGCGGTGCAACTGATGACCCTGCACTCCGCCAAGGGGCTTGAGTTTCCGCTGGTGTTTATCGTCGGTATGGAAGAGGGGATGTTCCCGAGCCAGATGTCGCTGGACGAAGGCGGGCGACTGGAAGAAGAGCGCCGGCTGGCCTACGTTGGCCTGACGCGCGCCATGCAGAAATTGACGCTGACCTATGCCGAAACGCGCCGTTTGTACGGCAAAGAGGTTTATCACCGGCCTTCGCGCTTTATCGGCGAACTGCCGGAAGACTGTGTGGAAGAAGTGCGGCTGCGCGCCAGCGTATCGCGGCCGGTGAATCATCGCCGCATGGGCACGCCCATCAGCGAAAACGACACCGGCTACAAGCTTGGCCAGCGGGTGCGCCATCCCAAGTTTGGCGAGGGTACCATCGTCAATCTGGAAGGCAGTGGTGAACACAGCCGGTTGCAAATTGCGTTTCCGGGCGAAGGCAT
- the dapF gene encoding diaminopimelate epimerase, whose amino-acid sequence MQFSKMHGLGNDFMVVDAVTQNVYFSPELIRRLADRHLGVGFDQMLVVEPPYDPELDFHYRIFNADGSEVAQCGNGARCFARFVRLKGLTNKRDIRVSTQTGRMVLSVTDDDLVCVNMGEPNFDPQAVPFRATKEERTYIMRAAEHTVLCGVVSMGNPHCVLQVDDVKTAKVELLGPVLEGHERFPERANIGFMQIVSREHIKLRVYERGAGETQACGSGACAAVAVGIQQELLSEEVHVELPGGSLHIRWKGPGNPLFMTGPATHVYDGFIHL is encoded by the coding sequence ATGCAGTTCTCCAAAATGCACGGTCTGGGCAACGACTTTATGGTGGTCGATGCCGTTACACAGAATGTCTATTTTTCACCTGAACTGATCCGCCGATTGGCCGATCGGCACTTGGGCGTTGGCTTTGACCAGATGCTGGTGGTAGAACCGCCTTACGATCCGGAACTTGATTTCCACTACCGTATTTTCAACGCCGACGGCAGTGAAGTGGCGCAGTGCGGTAATGGCGCCCGCTGTTTCGCCCGTTTTGTGCGGCTGAAAGGGCTAACCAACAAACGCGATATCCGCGTCAGCACCCAAACCGGGCGCATGGTGCTCAGCGTCACCGACGATGATCTGGTGTGCGTGAATATGGGTGAACCGAATTTTGATCCTCAGGCGGTGCCGTTTCGCGCCACCAAAGAGGAAAGGACATACATCATGCGTGCGGCGGAACATACCGTGCTGTGCGGCGTGGTGTCGATGGGCAATCCACATTGTGTTTTACAGGTGGATGATGTAAAAACCGCCAAGGTGGAGCTGCTTGGGCCGGTGCTGGAAGGGCACGAGCGCTTCCCGGAACGGGCCAATATCGGTTTTATGCAAATCGTCAGTCGTGAACACATCAAGCTGCGGGTCTATGAGCGCGGCGCCGGTGAAACGCAGGCCTGTGGCAGCGGAGCCTGTGCGGCAGTGGCTGTGGGGATTCAACAGGAATTGCTGTCAGAAGAGGTGCATGTAGAACTGCCGGGCGGCAGCCTGCATATTCGCTGGAAAGGGCCGGGCAACCCGCTGTTTATGACCGGTCCGGCAACCCATGTATATGACGGATTTATTCATCTATGA
- a CDS encoding class I adenylate cyclase, whose product MYLYIETLKQRLDAINQLRVDRALAAMKPAFQRVYSLLPTLLHYHHPLMPGYLNGNVPHGVCLYTPDETQQDYLNDLEDKWGSPFDKLASGELPITGVYSMGSTSSIGQSCSSDLDIWVCHQSWLDNEERSRLQEKCSLLEKWSASMGVEVSFFLIDENRFRHNESGSLGGENCGSTQHILLLDEFYRTAVRLAGKRILWNMVPGEEEAHYDEYVLSLYSQGALTPNEWLDLGGLSTLSAEEYFGASLWQLYKSIDSPYKAVLKTLLLEAYSWEYPNTQLLAMDIKHRLHEGEIVCFGLDSYCMMLERVTHYLNQINDTTRLDLVRRCFYLKVCEKLSRANACVGWRREILSQLVSEWGWDEGRLAILDNRANWKIERVREAHNELLDAMMQSYRNLIRFARRNNLSVSASPQDIGVLTRKLYAAFEALPGKVTLVNPQISPDLSENDLTFIHVPIGRANRTGWYLYNQAPAMDSIVSHQPLEYNRYLNKLVAWAYFNGLLTPQTRLHIKSGNLCDTAKLQELVADVSHHFPLRLAAPTPKALYSPCEIRHLAIIVNLENDPTAAFRNQVVHFDFRKLDVFSFGQQQQCLVGSIDLLYRNSWNEVRTLHFSGEQSVLEALKTILGKMHQDAAPPESVEVFCYSQHLRGLIRTRIQQLVSECIELRLSSTRLEPGRFKAVRVAGQTWGLFFERLSVSVQKLENAVEFYGAISNNKLHGLSIKVETDQVHLPPVVDGFASEGIIQFFFEDTSDDKGFNIYILDESNRVEVYHHCEGSKEELVRDVSRFYSSSHDRFTYGSSFINFNLPQFYQIVQLDGRTQVIPFRSNVLSSLCVTLADGAAQPLKQQFQLH is encoded by the coding sequence TTGTACCTCTACATCGAGACACTGAAGCAGAGACTGGATGCGATCAACCAATTACGAGTTGATCGCGCCCTAGCGGCCATGAAACCCGCGTTTCAACGGGTATACAGTCTGCTGCCTACCTTACTGCACTACCATCACCCACTGATGCCGGGCTATCTGAACGGTAACGTTCCCCACGGCGTTTGCCTCTACACGCCTGATGAAACCCAGCAAGATTACCTTAACGATTTAGAAGACAAATGGGGCAGCCCGTTTGACAAGCTGGCCAGCGGTGAGCTGCCGATTACCGGCGTTTACTCGATGGGCAGTACGTCATCGATCGGCCAAAGCTGCAGCTCGGATCTCGACATCTGGGTGTGTCATCAGTCCTGGCTGGATAACGAAGAGCGTAGCCGTCTGCAGGAAAAATGCAGCCTGCTGGAAAAATGGTCGGCGTCGATGGGCGTAGAAGTCAGCTTCTTCCTGATCGATGAAAACCGCTTCCGCCATAACGAAAGCGGCAGCCTGGGTGGCGAGAACTGCGGCTCTACCCAACATATCCTGTTGCTGGATGAGTTTTACCGCACCGCGGTGCGCCTGGCCGGCAAACGTATTTTGTGGAACATGGTACCGGGCGAAGAAGAAGCGCATTACGATGAGTATGTGCTGTCGCTGTATTCGCAAGGTGCGTTGACGCCGAACGAATGGCTGGATCTCGGCGGCCTGAGCACGCTGTCGGCGGAGGAGTATTTTGGCGCCAGCCTGTGGCAGTTGTACAAGAGCATCGATTCGCCTTACAAAGCCGTGCTGAAAACCTTGCTGCTGGAAGCCTATTCCTGGGAATACCCGAATACTCAACTGCTGGCGATGGACATTAAACACCGTCTGCATGAAGGCGAGATCGTCTGTTTCGGCCTCGACTCCTACTGCATGATGCTCGAACGCGTCACGCATTATCTAAACCAAATCAACGACACCACCCGTCTCGATCTCGTCCGCCGCTGTTTCTATCTGAAAGTCTGTGAAAAGCTGTCGCGCGCTAACGCCTGCGTCGGTTGGCGCCGCGAAATCCTGAGCCAACTGGTCAGCGAGTGGGGATGGGACGAAGGGCGCCTGGCTATCCTGGATAACCGCGCCAACTGGAAGATCGAGCGGGTACGTGAAGCGCATAACGAACTGCTGGATGCGATGATGCAGAGCTATCGCAATCTGATCCGCTTCGCGCGCCGCAACAACCTCAGCGTCAGCGCCAGCCCGCAGGATATCGGTGTGCTCACCCGCAAGCTGTATGCGGCGTTTGAAGCCCTGCCCGGCAAGGTAACGCTGGTGAACCCGCAGATCTCGCCGGACCTGTCGGAAAACGACTTAACCTTTATTCATGTGCCGATTGGCCGCGCCAACCGCACCGGTTGGTATCTGTACAATCAGGCGCCGGCCATGGATTCCATCGTCAGCCATCAACCGCTGGAATATAACCGCTACCTGAACAAGCTGGTGGCCTGGGCCTATTTCAACGGCCTGCTGACGCCGCAGACCCGCCTGCACATCAAGAGCGGCAACCTGTGCGATACGGCCAAACTGCAGGAGCTGGTGGCGGATGTGTCGCACCATTTCCCGCTGCGCCTGGCGGCGCCGACGCCAAAAGCCTTGTACAGCCCGTGTGAAATCCGCCATCTGGCGATTATCGTCAATCTGGAAAACGATCCAACCGCCGCCTTCCGCAATCAGGTGGTGCATTTCGATTTCCGCAAGCTCGACGTGTTCAGTTTCGGCCAGCAGCAGCAGTGCCTGGTGGGCAGTATCGATCTGCTGTACCGCAACTCATGGAACGAAGTGCGTACCCTGCATTTCAGCGGTGAGCAATCGGTGCTGGAAGCGCTGAAGACCATACTCGGTAAAATGCATCAGGACGCCGCGCCGCCGGAATCGGTGGAAGTGTTCTGCTACAGCCAGCATTTGCGCGGTCTTATCCGTACGCGCATCCAGCAACTGGTGTCGGAGTGCATAGAGCTGCGCCTGTCCAGTACTCGCCTGGAGCCGGGCCGTTTCAAAGCGGTGCGCGTCGCCGGCCAGACCTGGGGCCTGTTCTTTGAGCGTCTGAGCGTGTCGGTGCAAAAGCTGGAGAACGCGGTGGAATTCTACGGCGCCATTTCCAACAACAAATTGCACGGTCTGTCGATCAAAGTGGAAACCGATCAGGTGCACTTGCCGCCGGTAGTGGATGGTTTCGCCAGTGAGGGGATCATTCAGTTCTTCTTCGAAGACACGTCGGACGATAAAGGCTTTAACATCTATATTCTGGATGAATCCAACCGGGTTGAGGTTTATCACCATTGTGAAGGCAGTAAAGAGGAACTGGTGCGCGACGTCAGCCGTTTCTACTCCTCTTCACACGATCGCTTCACTTACGGTTCCAGTTTTATCAACTTCAACCTGCCGCAGTTCTACCAGATAGTGCAGTTGGATGGCCGCACTCAGGTGATCCCGTTCCGCAGCAATGTTCTGTCGAGCCTGTGCGTGACCCTGGCCGATGGCGCCGCTCAGCCGCTGAAGCAGCAATTTCAGTTGCATTGA
- the hemD gene encoding uroporphyrinogen-III synthase — MTILVTRPSPFGEQLVSRLRALGRVAYHAPLIDFAPGSDLPKLPQALQQLNDGDLVFVVSQHSVNYANSVIGRAGLTWPARLSYYAIGRATGLAMHRISSLPVEYPREQEISETLLLLPALQKLDGKQALILRGNGGRELLGNQLSERGANVSYYECYQRSPVHYDGSEQSAHWQRAGVDTLVVTSGEMLQQLYTLVPDYYRSSWLLRCRLIVVSERLATLAQELGWSTIRVADKADNDALIRALQ; from the coding sequence ATGACGATTCTGGTAACCCGCCCCTCTCCTTTTGGAGAACAACTGGTGAGCCGCCTGCGCGCACTCGGCCGGGTTGCCTATCATGCCCCGTTGATCGATTTCGCTCCCGGCAGCGATCTGCCTAAACTGCCGCAGGCATTGCAGCAACTTAACGATGGCGATCTGGTGTTTGTCGTGTCGCAGCATTCGGTGAATTACGCCAACTCGGTCATCGGCCGCGCCGGGCTGACATGGCCGGCACGGTTGTCCTATTATGCTATTGGCCGTGCAACCGGGCTGGCGATGCACCGCATCAGCAGCCTGCCGGTGGAGTATCCGCGCGAGCAGGAGATCAGTGAAACGCTGTTGCTGCTGCCGGCATTGCAGAAGTTGGACGGCAAGCAAGCGCTGATACTGCGCGGCAACGGCGGGCGCGAGTTGCTCGGCAACCAGTTGAGCGAACGTGGTGCCAACGTCAGCTATTATGAATGTTATCAACGCAGCCCGGTGCACTATGATGGCAGTGAGCAAAGCGCCCACTGGCAGCGCGCCGGTGTTGATACGCTGGTCGTGACCAGCGGTGAAATGTTACAACAGCTCTATACTTTAGTTCCTGATTACTATCGCTCTTCGTGGCTGTTGCGTTGCCGCCTGATAGTAGTGAGCGAACGTCTGGCTACCCTTGCCCAGGAATTGGGCTGGAGCACGATTCGGGTAGCTGATAAAGCCGATAATGACGCGCTAATCCGCGCGCTACAATAA
- a CDS encoding DUF484 domain-containing protein yields MKSVEDQAVTGIELDDDAVMQFLLQNPDFFIRNARLVEQMRVPHPVRGTVSLVEWHLARQRNHIGRLEEEITLLMEQASANETLFASLLHLQANLATAGSLQDMLNRLQRWARGFGLAGANIRLFSESWKIGAPSDFTHLALTRSSFEPLRIQRLGDQQHFLGSLNGPELLLLLPQAKLVGSVALSMLGENGELGMVIFSSRDTQHYQQGMGTVMLNQLARMLPELLERWIERA; encoded by the coding sequence ATGAAGAGTGTTGAGGACCAGGCTGTCACGGGCATTGAGCTTGATGACGACGCCGTAATGCAGTTTTTGCTGCAAAACCCGGATTTCTTTATTCGCAATGCGCGTTTGGTTGAACAGATGCGCGTCCCCCATCCCGTTCGCGGAACCGTGTCGCTGGTCGAGTGGCATCTGGCCCGCCAGCGCAACCATATTGGCCGGCTCGAAGAAGAGATCACCCTGCTGATGGAGCAGGCCAGCGCCAACGAAACGCTGTTTGCCAGCCTGCTGCATCTGCAGGCCAATCTGGCTACCGCCGGCAGTCTGCAAGACATGCTCAACCGCCTGCAACGTTGGGCGCGTGGTTTCGGTTTGGCCGGCGCCAACATCCGCCTGTTTTCCGAAAGCTGGAAAATCGGCGCGCCTTCCGACTTCACCCATCTTGCCCTGACGCGTTCGTCGTTTGAACCGCTGCGCATTCAGCGCCTGGGCGACCAACAGCATTTTCTCGGCAGCCTGAATGGCCCCGAACTGCTGCTGCTGTTGCCGCAGGCCAAGCTGGTTGGCTCGGTCGCATTGTCGATGTTGGGCGAAAACGGCGAACTGGGCATGGTGATTTTCAGCAGCCGCGATACGCAACACTATCAGCAGGGCATGGGCACCGTGATGCTCAATCAGTTGGCGCGCATGCTGCCAGAACTGCTGGAACGCTGGATAGAACGAGCATGA
- the yigB gene encoding 5-amino-6-(5-phospho-D-ribitylamino)uracil phosphatase YigB — protein sequence MHFYRPLRPLAALTFDLDDTLYDNRPVIRQTELQSVAFLQNYHPGLNHFQSADFHRLRQELREQDPEIYHDVTQWRWRAIHLALSRQGLRDAEAAVGADAAMQNFALWRSRIEVPEATHATLKALGERFPLVAITNGNADPALCGLDGYFQFVLRSGPDGRAKPYQDMYRLAVERLGVPAGRILHVGDDLTTDVAGALRAGLQACWINDRQRNLMQVADSRLLPHIEIAQLASLTTLL from the coding sequence ATGCATTTTTATCGTCCGCTGCGCCCGCTGGCGGCGCTGACCTTCGATCTGGACGACACGCTGTACGACAACCGCCCGGTGATCAGGCAGACCGAGCTGCAGTCGGTAGCCTTTCTGCAGAATTATCATCCCGGGCTGAATCACTTTCAGTCGGCGGATTTTCACCGTCTGCGCCAGGAGCTGCGCGAGCAGGATCCGGAGATTTATCACGACGTCACCCAGTGGCGCTGGCGCGCCATTCATCTGGCGCTGAGCCGTCAGGGGTTACGGGATGCCGAGGCCGCCGTCGGCGCCGACGCGGCGATGCAGAACTTTGCGCTGTGGCGCAGCCGCATCGAGGTGCCGGAGGCGACTCACGCCACGTTGAAAGCGCTGGGGGAGCGTTTCCCGCTGGTGGCGATCACCAACGGCAATGCCGATCCGGCGCTGTGCGGGCTGGACGGTTACTTCCAGTTTGTGCTGCGTTCCGGGCCGGATGGCCGCGCCAAACCCTATCAGGACATGTATCGGTTAGCCGTTGAACGGTTAGGTGTTCCCGCCGGGCGCATTCTGCACGTTGGCGATGATTTGACCACCGACGTCGCCGGGGCGCTGCGCGCAGGCCTGCAGGCCTGCTGGATCAACGATCGTCAGCGTAACCTGATGCAGGTCGCGGACAGCCGTCTGCTGCCACATATTGAGATCGCTCAGTTGGCATCGCTGACAACATTGTTATAG
- the hemC gene encoding hydroxymethylbilane synthase, producing the protein MLDKIIRIATRQSPLALWQAHYVQQRLMASHPGLQVELVPMVTKGDIILDTPLAKVGGKGLFVKELELALLEGRADIAVHSMKDVPIDFPAGLGLVTICERDDPRDAFVSNRFASFDQLPQGSVVGTSSLRRQCQLRERRPDLIVRDLRGNVGTRLAKLDNGDYDAIILAVAGLKRLGLEQRIRSPLSPEECLPAVGQGAVGIECRLDDDATRALLAPLNHTATDIRVRAERAMNTRLEGGCQVPIGSYAELEGDSLWLRALVGSPDGSQMVRGERRGPAALAEQMGVELAEELLARGAREILHDVYQGNPPA; encoded by the coding sequence ATGTTAGACAAAATTATTCGAATTGCCACCCGACAAAGCCCACTCGCGCTCTGGCAAGCACATTATGTGCAACAGCGTCTGATGGCCAGCCACCCTGGCCTGCAGGTTGAACTGGTGCCAATGGTCACAAAGGGCGACATTATTCTGGATACGCCGCTGGCGAAGGTCGGCGGTAAAGGCCTGTTTGTTAAAGAACTTGAGTTGGCGCTGCTGGAAGGCCGGGCCGATATCGCCGTCCATTCGATGAAGGACGTCCCGATAGATTTCCCCGCCGGCCTGGGCCTGGTGACCATTTGTGAGCGTGACGATCCGCGCGACGCTTTTGTTTCCAATCGTTTCGCCTCGTTCGATCAGTTACCGCAGGGCAGCGTGGTTGGCACCTCAAGCCTGCGCCGTCAGTGCCAGTTGCGCGAACGCCGGCCGGATTTGATCGTGCGCGATTTGCGCGGCAACGTCGGTACCCGTTTGGCCAAGCTGGATAACGGCGATTACGACGCCATTATTCTGGCGGTCGCCGGGTTGAAACGTCTGGGGTTGGAGCAACGTATCCGCAGCCCATTGAGCCCCGAAGAGTGCCTGCCGGCAGTCGGTCAGGGTGCGGTGGGCATCGAATGCCGCCTCGACGATGACGCCACCCGCGCGCTGCTTGCACCGCTCAATCACACCGCAACCGATATCCGCGTGCGTGCCGAACGGGCGATGAATACGCGGTTGGAAGGCGGTTGCCAGGTGCCGATCGGCAGCTATGCCGAGCTGGAAGGCGACAGCCTGTGGCTGAGAGCCTTGGTCGGCTCACCGGACGGCAGCCAGATGGTGCGCGGCGAACGTCGCGGCCCGGCGGCCCTGGCCGAACAAATGGGCGTCGAGCTGGCGGAAGAACTGCTGGCGCGCGGCGCACGTGAAATCCTGCACGACGTTTATCAGGGAAATCCCCCGGCATGA
- the cyaY gene encoding iron donor protein CyaY, translated as MNDSEFHQLADQLMLNIEETLDDFDGDADIDYETNGGVMTLSFENGTKIVINRQEPLHQVWLATKTGGYHFNYRDGAWLCDRSDRGFYPLLSEAASAQAGEEVHFS; from the coding sequence ATGAACGACAGTGAGTTTCACCAGTTGGCTGACCAACTGATGCTTAATATCGAAGAGACACTGGACGATTTTGACGGCGATGCGGACATCGATTACGAAACTAACGGCGGCGTAATGACGTTAAGCTTCGAAAATGGCACCAAGATTGTGATCAACCGCCAGGAACCGCTGCATCAGGTATGGCTGGCAACCAAAACCGGCGGTTATCACTTTAACTACCGGGACGGCGCCTGGTTGTGCGATCGCAGCGATCGCGGGTTCTATCCGTTGCTCAGCGAAGCGGCCAGCGCACAGGCCGGCGAAGAGGTGCATTTTTCCTGA
- the xerC gene encoding tyrosine recombinase XerC, with protein MTPVATSLQQPVDAFLRYLKVERQLSPLTQLSYSRQLQALMALAQEMGVTEWPMLSAAKVRMLAARSKRAGLQSSSLALRLSALRSFLDWQVSQGALIANPAKGIRTPRSGRHLPKNIDVDEINQLLNIDLNDPLAVRDRAMLEVMYGAGLRLSELVGLDCRHVDLAAGEIWVLGKGSKERKLPVGRTAVTWLEHWLAMRDLFGPTDDAMFLSNQGKRISTRNVQKRFAEWGVKQGVNSHIHPHKLRHSFATHMLESSGDLRAVQELLGHANLTTTQIYTHLDFQHLANVYDAAHPRAKRGKS; from the coding sequence ATGACCCCGGTTGCGACCAGCCTGCAACAGCCGGTGGACGCTTTCCTGCGTTATCTGAAGGTTGAGCGTCAGCTCAGCCCGCTCACTCAACTGAGTTATTCGCGCCAACTGCAGGCGCTGATGGCGCTGGCGCAGGAGATGGGCGTGACCGAATGGCCGATGCTTTCCGCCGCTAAAGTCCGCATGCTGGCGGCGCGCAGCAAACGCGCGGGCCTGCAGTCTTCCAGCCTTGCGCTGCGCTTGTCGGCGCTGCGCAGCTTTCTCGACTGGCAGGTCAGCCAGGGCGCGCTGATCGCCAATCCCGCCAAAGGTATCCGAACGCCGCGCAGCGGTCGTCATCTGCCGAAAAATATCGATGTCGATGAAATAAACCAGCTGTTGAATATCGATCTTAACGATCCGCTGGCGGTGCGCGATCGCGCCATGCTGGAGGTGATGTACGGCGCCGGGCTGCGCCTTTCGGAACTGGTGGGGCTGGACTGCCGTCATGTCGATCTGGCCGCCGGCGAAATTTGGGTGCTGGGCAAGGGCAGCAAAGAACGCAAGCTGCCGGTGGGCCGCACCGCCGTTACCTGGCTGGAGCACTGGTTGGCGATGCGTGACCTGTTCGGGCCGACAGACGACGCGATGTTCCTGTCCAATCAGGGAAAACGCATCTCGACCCGCAACGTGCAAAAGCGTTTTGCCGAGTGGGGCGTCAAGCAGGGCGTAAACAGCCATATTCATCCCCACAAGCTGCGCCACTCGTTTGCGACCCATATGCTGGAGTCGAGCGGCGACCTGCGTGCCGTGCAGGAACTGCTCGGCCACGCCAACCTCACCACTACCCAAATCTATACCCACCTCGACTTTCAACATCTGGCGAACGTGTACGATGCTGCGCATCCGCGCGCCAAACGGGGGAAATCCTGA
- the lptM gene encoding LPS translocon maturation chaperone LptM, translating into MKKQLRYALMAVLLAGLSGCGLKGPLYFPPAEPGSHKSATPPVQTGDQVQKNQQETSVSQQKPSMSDQ; encoded by the coding sequence ATGAAAAAACAACTACGCTATGCGCTGATGGCAGTTCTGCTTGCCGGGCTCTCCGGCTGCGGTCTGAAAGGCCCGCTGTATTTCCCACCGGCCGAACCTGGTAGCCATAAATCGGCCACTCCGCCGGTACAAACGGGCGATCAGGTACAGAAAAATCAGCAGGAAACTTCTGTCTCTCAGCAAAAACCGTCGATGAGCGACCAGTAA